CCTGCCTGTGTTCAGTTACCACCCACGCTGCAGATGAAGTTCAGAACCCAGTCATGTGCAGGGGTGCAGTCAGCCCCTGCTCCCCGTCCCAGGGTGGGCAAGGGCTAGTCTAACTCCCATCCTCTCGTGATCTTTCTAGGGAACGTCCACCATTAAACTCCTCTTCTGTTGGTGTCTCACTACTTGCATCATATCCTAGTATTTTTGAAGTTCTTGTGCATATGTACTCGTAGAATAGACCTAAACATAGACTGGACAAATCTGAGTTGAAGTTACCCTGGCTTCTGTACTAGCTCTTGCTGTTGTGGTAGATGTTGCTGGCCAGTCTGAGATGTCTGGGGTGGTGAGTTTGTTGGGTCCCCACCACGGGAGATGGTGGGCTCACCAGATCTCACCACCACCTTATTTCTTGCAAAGTTGTCAGTATAGAGTCCTGCCATGGGAAGGTTTGTGACCAAAAAGGATGAGGGTTTAGGCTCTTGCTGGTGTGTATGTGGGTGGCACAGCATTTCAAGTCCTCGGAGCATTTACCCCTGCCCACTGCTGGCTTGAGCCAGTCTGTCCTTTCCAAACAAATTGGAGACATGCtcccccactgtcccagggagTGTGGATCAGCTGAGCTCTGTTTGGGTGTGAACAGGGTCTGTCCTTGGGGAATCTCAAATGCAGCTGGCAGTAAGAGCCCCCTGACCCAGCCTGCCCTCTCCACACTTCTACCAAATGCTTCTGGGCCATAGGAATGCTGCTGCAACCCACAGTCCTGCTTCTGGTAGTGTGGTCTCCATTTTGTACACTTTGTGATTTGTCCAGCTCTGAATCTAATAAAGTATGTAGAATGGAGAAGGCTGCCTGCGCTGCTGTTTGGGACTGGTGCTGCAagagcctgggctgtgccctgggcctGTGCCACAATGTCTTGGGGCTTGCTTGTgctgcttccccagccctgggctgcttGGGGGCTGGCAGGTGAAAATGACGGGGGAtgcttttgtttccagctgtgccagtgctgcagcttcCTGAAGGAATGAGGGTGCTCTGGGCTTTccttggggctgcagctgggaggaaCTGAACTCGGTGGAGTGTGTCCCAGCCTGCTGTAAGTCGGGctcctgtgtcccagccaggctTAAGAGAATCTTGGTCATCTTTCCTTACGCGCacttgaaaaaaacacaaaagccatttccccttttaACTTGGCTTTTGGTGGCGGGTGCCAAGGTGGGTGCTGTGCGGGGTAGCTGAGGGAACCAGCaactgctgagcagctcagcccctggctCAGCCCCTCTGCATTCAGTCTGTGAGCAGTTGCAGGGTCCGAGTGGTCATTCCCCATCTGCggatgaaaaaattaaaaccaaccCCAACCTGCAGTGTCTTGACTGTGGCTTAAAACCAGaaactctgcttttaaaagagggaagaaaaaaattccaagtcCTCCCAAAGCCTTTTTCCCTGGGCGACAGAACAAGCAGGGGCTGAGCGGGTTTTGGGCTCGTCCCGATCGCTGCCGGTGCCGCTGTCTCGGCACGTGGCGAGGGACCCCCACTGCTGGCCCCGTAATGCGCAGGCGCAGTCGGGCCCGGACTACATCTcccggccgcccccgcgccATGGCGGCCTCCCGCCTCCTTCCCGGCAGCGCCCGGCGTCCTTTCCGGCTtcgagcggcggcggcggctccgcggggcgggccggccccgccaTGGCGTCCTGCGCCGACATCCTTCGCTCCGAGTTCCCCGACTTGGACGGCGAGCTCTTCGCTTACGTGACGGGTGAGCGGTTCCcacctgccagctgtggctcGGCCTCCCGCGGCGCCGCGTGTCGCGACACCTCCCCGCTGTGGCGACAGGCGGCAGCGCCCGAATCGCGACAGGCGGCCAGGGACGGGTGGGGTAGGGGGACCGGGAGGGTGCCACCTGTCGCGACAGCAGCGGGATGTGCAGCGCCGGCGCCGTGTGTCCGCAGGGATCCTGcacggcagcggggcggactTCGAGTCGGTGGACGAGCTGGAGGAGGCGGTGGGCGAGCTGCTGCGGGAGGTGTCGCAGGACAGCAAGGACGACGGCGCCATCAGGGAGATCTGCCAGCGCCTCTTCAACACCCTGCAGCTGTAAGGGCACCCGGCGAACCCCCGCGCCCCCGTACCCCACTCACGCacctcaccctcctcctcctcctctccgcAGGGACGAGGGCCAAGCCCAGCGCTgcagccaggtgctgctggatgcCCCCATCCAGCTCTCCCAGATGACTGACGGATATAGTGAGTGATGCCCGCGGCTCGTGTCCTGCCATCAGGGTGCTGGAGCTCGGAAGGGCTCGGGGCGTTGGGTGTGCTCAGCTGACCTTGGCGAGGGGAGCCTCAGGCGCTCCCTCCCTCACAGGCACACATCTGCTTCTCATTCCgctgctgagctgtgcacagcagtgcccacggggtgagctggggtgAAGGTGGAGGTGGAGAGATGCCCTATCCTGTCGGGAGAGGTATCAGTCGTTATCTGGGCATGAGGTGTCATTAAGGCAGGGCTTTGTGGAGCCTCCCTGCCTCACATGCTCACCAACCCCGCTGTCTCCTTGCAGGTGATGCCAGCGCAGATCTGCTGCCGGGGCTGTTGCTGAAGAGAGGCCAGACCTCGGTAAGTGAGGGCTGTGCCCTTCCTtgtgggagcagctggcacatggggctgcaggtgccctGCCATGCTCCAGTCCAGGTTGCCCTTGGATAGCAGCCGAGGCAGCCCACATCCTAGTTCAGAGTATAGCTCCAGGGGCTACTGCTCCTCCTTGTCAGGCTTTCTGTCATTTGGGAAACTTGACCTTGGTCTGGTGAAGAGGCTCCACACAAGTTAGCAGCTTATTAATCTGACGAGATCTATTTTGCTGTAATTTCTTAGTGAACTCTGACTTTTGAGACAACCTTTGGCTCCTACAGCAAGGCCTTTGATAGAGAAAATAGGATGTCCCTGGGTGACATCTTGCGTATTCAGTGCGGGGTAGAGCCTTGGATAatggcaggaggggaaaatgTTACAGGTGGGAAGTTAGTGGAGAGCCACTGCAGGGACGTTGTAAGCCCAGCTCTAGAGCCAGCTGTAGATTGTTGTGGTTTGGGAAATAAGATCAAGAGCAGAGAAGTTTGGATGTAGTTCCATTCCATGACCTGAGGAAATCGAACATCTGTATTGATGGAACGTGTAGCTGCTCAGTAACAGCCTGGCTTGCTGTCTCTGTTGGATGTGCCAAAGTCTGAGCTTGGGTGAGATGCAGTTGTACAAAGCAAGGGTGGCAGTAGCTGTACAGCGTGGGCAGTCTTTGCCAGGCTGGTCCCTCACAGAGCTCCTTTTCCATGGATTAATGTGCTGAGGATGAGAACCCTTCACTTGGAGGCTGAGACCTAACACCATTCCCACATGTCTGAACGCGAGTCTTAAGCAAAatctggcagctctggctggttTTGGCACCAGAGTTGTTGTGGCTGGATTCACTTTCCAGCTCTCGTGTCTGCAGCTCAAAAAAGGATCTTCAGCAAAATTGGAGACGATTCAGAGAAAGCCTCGAGAGACCTGTCAAGCCTTGGAGGACATGTCTTACTAGGAGATTCAGAAAGCTGGGTGTAGTTTACAGAGTGACTCTGTAGGTGTGGGTTCACAGCTCTAGTAACAAGACACTCTTCAGTCTGGCATGCAGGTCTGTAACGTGCTCTGGTGCCTGCAGAGTTGCCTAGGAATACCTAGGAGTGTTCTTGGTCAGCCACAAATATTTGACTCTATGCAATGAGCTGGAGTGGGCTGAAAGCCTGGCCAAGACCAGAAGCCAGGTTAAAACACTTGGCGCTTTCTTGCCTTCAGGGttaattaaatgctttttgcCTCTGATCCACTGCTCAAGAAGAGTTTGTTGCAAACTGGCTAACGTTTAACGTGTTGGGAAGGGAAACACCTCATGGTGCACTTCAAGGGTGAGCGCAGGGTATACCAGAAGAGGCACTGGGGGTGCCAGGTTGCTGCTGTTGAAGTGACTTGGCTGATCCAGGTCCCTGGAACTACAGAAACTGACTGTACAACAGGGTCAGCCAAAACCTCTGCCTTGCTGAGGCAAAACTTGTGTATGAGCTATTGATTTAGGACTTCATTCCTGAGGTAGCTTCCTGGCCTGATTAGCCTCCTCAAAATATGCTTGAATCTGTTCCAGTTTCCctgtccttcctccctccctttcttccAGGCTTGAGAGGTTGATTGATCTTTTTTctcacagagctgggcttttgggggttttgttgaAGATGCTCACTCTTCTTCAAACTCCGTTCTGTGTCCCAGATGGTGAATGCCAAGAAACTGGAGAAGGCGGAAGCCAGGCTGAAAGCCAAGCAGGACAAGAGGCTGGAGCGGGATTCCCTGAAGTCATCCAGCCCTGTGTGAGTATGCAGGGCACTTTGAacatccccatcctgctctgctgagcatgGCTGGGATCTGGCTGTACCAGAGCTTTCCTGTTGAGCCCCCTCTCTGTGTTCTGCATGTCCGCAGAGTCCTTGAGGAGGCGTCTGCCAGCCAAGCTTCCAGCAAGAAGGAGACTCGCATGGAGTCATCAGGCAAGAACAAGTCGTATGATGTGCACATCGAGAACTTCGATGTGTCCTTCGGTGAGCGGTGAGTGCGCTGGGGACGTGGGACAGACCCTGGCTAGGACTTTGGACCATGGGGGATTGAGACTGGATTAGAGAGCAGTTTGGAAATAACAGAGGATGTGGCAAAGATCAGGAAGCAAGGTGGGCACTGACCCTGTTGGCTTTGGGCAGAAGTCTGTGGTTTTTGCTTGGCTACAGCACAGCCTGAAATGCACCAAGGGCAGGTGGCTGTCGGTTATCCACTCTTCATGGAACAGTCTGACTTGGGACCTGCCTGTTCCCTTGCTTCAGTGTCCTGCTGACAGGAGCAGACCTGAACCTGGCATTCGGACGGCGCTATGGGCTGGTGGGCAGGAACGGGCTGGGGAAGACCACACTGCTGAAGATGATCGCCAGCCAGAGCCTGCGCATCCCCTCACACATCAGCATCCTGCATgtggagcaggaggtggcaggggaTGACACACCAGCGCTGCAGAGTGTGCTGGAGTGTGACACCACTCGTGAGAGCCTGCTGCGGGAGGAGAAGGACCTGACAGCCAAGATCAGTGCTGGCAGGTGAGGTGGTCACCTGGATTTCCAGCCCTTATGAGGCCTCTTGAGCATGAGGTCTCATGCTGAGGTTTCTCCCTTCCAAAAAAAGGCTCTGGCAGGGGTGGGCAGTATCTTGCCCACCTTAGTCTTACCTAGGAAGATCAGCCTCGCCCAGAACTCAAACTCTGACTTGGTGAGTGCCACACACTCCTAACCCTTTTTCTGCCCTAGGGGAGAAGGGACAGAAGGTGCCAGACTATCAGAGATCTACGCTAAGCTGGAGGAGATTGAGGCAGACAAGGCCCCAGCAAGGTGAGACAGCCCTGTGGGCACTGTGTGTTGCAatggccagggctgagcagtggTTTGGGGTATGGAAGGGTGGTGTTGCGGCCCTGGGATCCAGCATGCAGGGATAGggttttccctgctgttcttCTTGATTCTTCCTTGTCATGCTGCACTGGTTTAGGAATAGTTGAGCTTTTTGCCGAAGCTGGAGGGACTTTTCTTGCCTCAAATGGCTTGTATTGTTGCTGCTGCTACTCTCTGACCTCCCTAGGTTCCTGGTGCCTGGGGAGTGTTTTTGGGATGGTAGTGGTGGTGTGACTCTCTTCCTGGCCAAAGAGATGAAAACTCCTTGCAAATCTCCAGGGACTTCATGTGgatgctgtgccctgctgggctgcattTTCTAGCCAAGTGCTTCTCTTGTATGTGCAGGGAAGTTTTCCTGCACcaaaatggctttaaaatatGTAGCAGAGTTCCCTTGGTGGTTGTGGGTCTGAGACCTTGGACTGTGCTCTGCAGTTGGATGCTGTAGCTGGATTCCAGttctctcccctttttcccaGGGCGTCCGTCATTcttgctgggctgggctttaATGCAAAGATGCAACAACAGACAACCAAGTAAGTTTCCAAACTCTGAGGCAGTGATGGGGCTGGGGAGATGTTCCACTTGAGCCCCCAGGCATTGCTGTGGTTGTAAGGAAGAGCAAGGGTCTATTCTTGCCCAACCAGTGTAGTTTCCTGCCACCTTCCTGCTGGACCACAGATCTTGTACTGTGCCTGAAATATCTGCAGGGACAAGTTGCCTCTGGATGACAGCAGAGCCAAAACAGCCATGGGGGAGCAGGGATCCTGTAGAGAGGCAAATACAGAGTGGTTCTGTGTTGAACAGTAACTCCTCTCTGCATCTTTTCTCCTCAGAGAGTTTTCTGGAGGCTGGAGAATGAGACTAGCCTTAGCCAGAGCCCTGTTTGCCAGGTTGGTGTCCAGGCCTTCGTGCTCTGGGGTTAAACCTTCTTGTTGTCTGTGCTGCAAGGTGCAGGGGTGCTGCCTGGGGGTCCTTTCAACCTGGGCTCTTGGGGTGGGGGGCTTTGGAGGCACTGCTTTGGAGCTCTGTGCGTCTGATGAAGCACTCTGCACTGACCCTGTGCTCCTTCTGTTTCTGATACCCTTGCCTTGTTTTCCTCAGGCCAGATCTCCTTCTGCTGGATGGTAAGTTGATACTGTGAGTCCCCTTCTGAcactgctgtgcctgcctgtgccCTTCCTGGGGTTGGGAACATGCCATGGCCATTATCTGCCTGCTCAAAATAGCCCTGTATGATGGGCTGGCCTAGCAGTGCCGttggcagcagtggcacagggaaatctgcctgggcagcagcgctcactgtgctcagcagagccttGCCCTGTGCTCCAACCAAGTGTTCTGCATGTCATCCTGCCCTGAGTTTTGTTCCCTCTCCCTTGCCAGTCCCTGCAATGCACCCTGGCTGCcactctgtgctggggaagTCCCTTCACTGCCAAGCATGCCAAGGTTGGGTAGGGAGTCTGGGTGAGATGGTGAGGCACCAGAGTCTGGGTATCGATGTGGAGTGGGGGGAGCATCCCTGCCTGATTCCAGACCCCATGCACACACCGCATCACACCCTACACATGAATCCCCTGAAGTGGGTGGAGAAGGTCTCCAGGCAGGCTCTTTCCTCCCCAGTGCAGATCACTAGGCTTTCGTAgtgatgggaaaaaatataatgcagccatccccatccctcctgacctcagtgttttttccccttccctcagAACCAACGAACATGCTGGATGTGAGGGCAATTTTGTGGCTGGAGAGCTACCTACAGGTAGGGGGTTGGCAGAAGGCCTTGATACAAAGAAAAAGTGAtgtccttccctccctgggTGGTGGGACCAACCCCTGTGCTCTGGCTTGATGGTGCTCAGGCCTCCCTCTTGCTGTCTCCTCCAGACCTGGCAGTCTACCATCCTCGTGGTCTCCCACGACAGGAACTTCCTGAACGCGGTGGCCACAGACATCATCCACCTGCACTCGCAGCGGCTGGACATGTACCGTGGGGACTTCGAGAACTTCATCAAGACCAAGGAGGAGCGCCTGAAGAACCAGCAGCGAGAGTATGAAGCCCAGCAGCAGTACCGTGAGCACATCCAGGTACTGGGAGAAGCCAGTGGAGCTGGGGCATTCTTCTCCCAGCCTCATCCCTTTCTCTCTGCCTTAGTGGTTGTATTGCTGTGGGTTTGGCAGTGGAGTCAGGTGGCTGGTGCTGGAGTGGACTTGGGGCTCTCTGATCTTTTCTCTCTCGTAGGTTTTCATTGACCGCTTTCGCTACAACGCCAACCGGGCATCCCAAGTCCAGAGCAAGATCAAGCTGTTGGAGAAGCTGTGAGTAcctgtcctgctcctctctggagGTGGGAAAGGGGCAGTGCTcgtgggaaaaaatggaggtTCCTGGCAGATACAGTTGTGGTTTTGAGTGCCTGTCTCTGGTCCAGAGGCTTTGATTAGGATGAGGTATCATGGAGCTAAAGACTCTTCTGGTGTGGGGGCAGACCCACAGTGCAGAGCACTTTGGTTATATGGCTCCTCTTCTTACAGGCCAGTGCTGAAACCCGTGGACAAGGAATCTGAGGTGATCATCAGGTAAGTGTCCCCTGAGCCATGGTTTGGAGGGCACCTGGCTCCATTTCTGACATGAGCTTCTCCAGggtcctgtcccagctgggacaACCACCCCTTTGTGTGGGCCAGTTTTACTCTGACAGGGAGACCAGACGGGTCCCCTCGTTCAGGCTGGGTTCCCTCTTGGGGCCAAGGCTGCAGGTCTTTGTTGTCTTCTCTTGACCGTCCTTCCCTGAGGCCCTGCATGGTAGCGAGCCCTCCTTGTCACCTGGGGGCTTACAGAGGTTTCTCCGGGCAGTTGGCAGTCTCTGAAGTTCCTGGCCATCTCTCACCTCTTCTGCCTTCTCAGGTTCCCAGATGGCTTTGAGAAGTTCTCCCCCCCAATCCTGCAGCTGGATGAAGTAGACTTCTATTATGAGCCAAGTCACTACATCTTTCATTCcctttctgtctctgctgaCCTGGAATCCCGCATCTGTGTGGTATGTGGGATTGCAGAATAATGGAAGCTGTGAGGGACCTTGGGAGGACCCTGCTCAAAACAGGGATAGCTTTGATTATAGGTCAGGTTGCTCAGGTCCTTGTCTAGTTGAATTCTGGATGTTTCCAGGGAGGACTATTTCTTCCATTCTGCTGGGTCCCATCACAGCATTTGATCATTCTCATTTTGAGGAACACTGGAACATTTTTCCTAGTACCATTTAGAGTTTGTGATTTCATCCTTTCACTGGATACCTCTGAGAACAGACTGGATCCATATACAGCTCCTGTTAGATGACAGCAGCATGTAGTGGGGGCCCTGCTACATTGCATGGGGTAGCAGACACTGTGCTTGCAGATGAGGCTGGGACTGGGTAAGCCTTAGGCttgagggctggggagggaacatctggcactgctgccagtgctgcttgTCAGTGATAGAAATGCAGCTTCCTGGTAGCTGAAGTCACCATTTatgctctgtcctgctcccccTCATCATCTGCAAGAACTGAAATTCCCTGAACACTGCACTCCTCTCCGAAGTGCCTTCATGGATTTCACATTCtccaatgctgctgctgcttctctagGTTGGGGAAAACGGAGCTGGCAAGTCAACCATGCTAAAGATCTTAATGGGGGAGCTGGCACCAGTCAGAGGGATCAGACATGCTCACAGGTACCTGGTTGGAAGGGCTGGGGGACTGGGAGGACTGGTGCAGCTGGggggctcctgggctgtgctttggagCAGTGGCTGCTTGAGGACTGGGATGGGTTCAGCACATCCACACATGCATGCCCCCTTATGGCATTGCAGCTATGAATGCTGTGGTTGTAGCATCTGGTACCAGCTCCCAATCCCTCTTCTCATTCTGCAGAAACCTAAAGATTGGTTATTTCAGCCAGCACCATGTGGATCAACTAGACTTGAATATCAGTGCTGTAGAGTTACTGGCAAGAAAGTTCCCAGGTGAGTTTTTGTTGATCCCAGAGGTCTCCTTTGCTGTGCATGGAGGAAC
This Catharus ustulatus isolate bCatUst1 chromosome 10, bCatUst1.pri.v2, whole genome shotgun sequence DNA region includes the following protein-coding sequences:
- the ABCF3 gene encoding ATP-binding cassette sub-family F member 3, with product MASCADILRSEFPDLDGELFAYVTGILHGSGADFESVDELEEAVGELLREVSQDSKDDGAIREICQRLFNTLQLDEGQAQRCSQVLLDAPIQLSQMTDGYSDASADLLPGLLLKRGQTSMVNAKKLEKAEARLKAKQDKRLERDSLKSSSPVVLEEASASQASSKKETRMESSGKNKSYDVHIENFDVSFGERVLLTGADLNLAFGRRYGLVGRNGLGKTTLLKMIASQSLRIPSHISILHVEQEVAGDDTPALQSVLECDTTRESLLREEKDLTAKISAGRGEGTEGARLSEIYAKLEEIEADKAPARASVILAGLGFNAKMQQQTTKEFSGGWRMRLALARALFARPDLLLLDEPTNMLDVRAILWLESYLQTWQSTILVVSHDRNFLNAVATDIIHLHSQRLDMYRGDFENFIKTKEERLKNQQREYEAQQQYREHIQVFIDRFRYNANRASQVQSKIKLLEKLPVLKPVDKESEVIIRFPDGFEKFSPPILQLDEVDFYYEPSHYIFHSLSVSADLESRICVVGENGAGKSTMLKILMGELAPVRGIRHAHRNLKIGYFSQHHVDQLDLNISAVELLARKFPGKTEEEYRHQLGRYGVSGELAVRPVASLSGGQKSRVAFAQMTMSCPNFYILDEPTNHLDMETIEALAKALNKFRGGIILVSHDERFIRLVCHELWVCENATVTRIEGGFDQYRDILKEQFRKEGFL